The Euphorbia lathyris chromosome 8, ddEupLath1.1, whole genome shotgun sequence genome has a window encoding:
- the LOC136203571 gene encoding uncharacterized protein — translation MVDSDYGNDYYDDFTIIREYFGCHDDNDFVYVDGFDFNYDYNSDFDDDYEELNTNRALVSNGESRGLFRYGAPVEGSQVVEESEESEYEDEDKEEDDEDEDEDEEEVDEEEDDNDIEEEDDDDLDEDEDNDDVCDDCTCGCGCNSSCDHDGDSYNDGDSDDDDDDEYDD, via the exons ATGGTCGACTCTGACTACGGTAACGATTACTATGATGATTTCACCATCATCCGCGAGTACTTCGGCTGTCATGACGACAACGACTTCGTGTATGTTGACGGCTTCGACTTCAACTATGATTACAATTCCGACTTTGACGACGACTATGAAGAGCTTAATACTAACAGAGCTTTGGTGAGCAATGGAGAAAGCCGAGGTTTATTCAGATATGGAGCCCCGGTTGAAGGTAGCCAG GTTGTTGAAGAATCAGAGGAGTCAGAGTATGAGGACGAAGACAAGGAGGAAGATGATGAGGACGAGGACGAGGATGAGGAGGAagttgatgaagaagaggatgacaacgacatcgAGGAGGAGGATGATGATGACCTCGATGAGGATGAGGACAATGATGATGTCTGCGATGATTGCACTTGCGGATGTGGCTGCAACTCCAGTTGCGATCATGATGGTGATAGTTACAACGATGGTGATAGTGATGATGATGACGATGATGAGTATGATGATTGA
- the LOC136203065 gene encoding uncharacterized protein encodes MEDFRSKPYGDGSRQIQPYGVSTAGVSSMQDLRCYSASYASSAYQTQAQAHAQLGNNDLKLKKAKSTNGSVLRSLSLNDPELQRKKRVAGYKVYAVEGKVKGSFKKSFRWIKDRYSRLVYGFR; translated from the coding sequence ATGGAAGATTTCAGATCAAAGCCATACGGCGACGGAAGTAGGCAAATACAGCCGTACGGCGTTTCAACAGCAGGTGTAAGTAGTATGCAAGATCTGAGATGCTACAGCGCATCTTATGCTTCATCGGCGTACCAAACACAAGCACAAGCACACGCACAATTGGGAAATAACGATTTGAAATTGAAAAAGGCGAAATCGACGAATGGATCGGTGTTAAGGAGCTTGAGTTTGAATGATCCAGAattgcagaggaagaagagagtGGCTGGGTATAAGGTGTATGCTGTGGAAGGGAAAGTGAAAGGGTCTTTCAAGAAGAGTTTTCGATGGATCAAGGACAGGTATTCTAGACTTGTTTATGGATTTAGGTGA